Genomic window (Candidatus Desulfatibia profunda):
GAAAGGAATTATGGTTTGATGTGCCGACCCGGCGGGCGCTGATCAATGTGAAAATTCTGGGTGAGTAGTCATTCTTTCCCGGCCCTTTTAAGATAGCGGGAAGAAAACGGAAGTTGCGCGGGGAATCGGGGACGGTCATACAATTTGACTATTTGCAGTGCCGGCGAAGATATCGATTTCAGAATGACAACATCTTTATTCCCTGTTACCATGAATTGAGCCTTGGACGTTCGTGCAGAAAGTTCTTGGGATTTGGGGGATCGGACTGGACCATACCGGACTAACCCTTTGAATTGACGACGGATATTTGGTGTCAAACAGCAACGTTAGCTCTATGAGGAGATCGTTATGAAGTGGTTCCTTTACGCATTCAGCCTGTACTGGATAGCAATTGGTTCCTGTGCCATTCTTTATACCAGTGCAGCAAGAAACGTTATGGCAAGGATGATCAGAGAGGTTGACCGGAGAATACTCTCTATCGTAGCTTTTATTGCCGGCATAGCATTTTTATTTGCTGCATCCTCAAGTAGCGTGCCTTGGCTAATAAGATTGTTTGGACTCATGGGCATTCTGAAAGGAGTGTATATACTGGTTGCTCCCAAGAATTTATATGATCAAATAAATGATTGGTATTTAGACTCATTTTCAGATCAAACGTATAGGTTATGGGGTATCATTTCATTAGTCATTGGAACAGCCGTCTTGTCTTGGATTTTGTAGGCACGAATGCTAATGGAACGGGTGGATAAGAAGTAACCGCAAGGGGAAGGATGACTATGAAACCGGCTCTGATCATCGTAGATATGCTTAAGGATGCTTTTAATAAGCATCCAGATGCCTTTATAACCAAAGAGGCTATGAGGTTTGTGCCAACTATTAACAGACTTTCCGCAATGTTTAGAGAGAAGGGATTTCCTGTAATATTCTCTTGCGATTCATTTCTGCCAAACGACTTTATCTTTAAAGGAAAAATGAAACTTCATTCTATCAGAGGTACTGATGGCGCAACGGTTATTGATGAATTGGAAAGAAAAGCGAGTGATATTGTTTCAGAGAAACGTCGATTTAGCGCATTCTTTAAAACTGATCTGGATCAAACCTTAAGAACCTTTGGCTGCGATACTGTTGTCGTGGCTGGAATTGCAACCCATATTTGCGTTTTAACAACGGTTTTAGATGCAGTGGCATTGGATTTTCAGGCAATACTTTTAAAAGATTGTTGTGCTGCACACAAGCCTGAATACCATGGCTGGACCATCCAAATTTATGAAAAAAGCCCCATTTACCCATTGATAAAGATTATGGCCTCTGAAGCGTTTATCAAAGAACACCTCTAAGTGTATAGAGATCGTGTATCAACGGCACATCCATAAATAAGTAAACGACTATTTTTTAAGCATAATTTATGTGGTTATTTATGCATGGCTTGCAGCACACCAACTGAAAGGAGTCGTTTGGTCTGAATTCAAGGATGTCAGGGTGATTAAAAAAGCAAATATTTACTTCGATGGGCAGGTTACCAGCCGCTCTGTTATTTTTCCGGATGGTTCCAGAAAGACGCTCGGCATAATGCTTCCCGGGGAATATGAATTCAATACGGATGATAAAGAAATTGTCGAAATCATTTCCGGAGAGCTTGATGTGGCTTTATCGCAACATGAAGGATGGAAAACCATTAAAGATGGAGAAGCTTTCGAAGTCCCTGCGCAATCCAAGTTCGGCCTGAAGGTCAAAAGAATAACGGATTACTGCTGTTCTTTTGTTCGCTGAATCAAGCCCATAAAATATGGGGCCGGGTCTTCATTCTTGACAGGGTTATACACCGATGGCGGTCCGGCCTGAGTTTAACCTTAAATTTTGTTTGACAATGTTATGCTGTTGTGTATTATACTTTTATGTATAATACAATTCGGTGACACACATCAAGGACAGGAATTATGAATCCTTTTAAATACGGGATGGTCGTTTCCGGCAAAGATTTCTGTGGTAGAAAAGCGTTATTGAAACAGATCAACGACCATATCATTTCATCGCAACGGGTTGTCGTTTCGGGGGAAAGACGGGTCGGCAAAACATCTGTCGTCTGTGAGGCGGTGCATCGATCTAAAAACGTACGCATGCTGTATGTTGACCTGTTGGGAATCAAATCAGTCGATGGGATGTGCCGCAGAATTTTGAAGGCAATTGTTGTTTTGGAGCAAAAAACGGGTTGGTTGGAAAAAATTTTCAAAACCCTGGCCCATCTCAGGCCTTCAATTTCAACTGACCCCATAACGTCTTTGCCGACAGTTTCATTTGACAGTTCTATCGAGCTTAAAGCCGATTCAATCCCTGAAGTCTTTAATTTGATAGGCTCGCTTGGCAAAAAACAAAAAATTGTGGTGGTCTTTGATGAGTTTCAGGATATTTTGAATCTGGCAAATGCACACGAAGCCCTTGCGCTTTTGAGGGGAGAAATCCAGTTTCAAGGTGAAACCGCTTTCATCTTCGTAGGCAGCATAAGACATAAGATGGAG
Coding sequences:
- a CDS encoding cysteine hydrolase gives rise to the protein MTMKPALIIVDMLKDAFNKHPDAFITKEAMRFVPTINRLSAMFREKGFPVIFSCDSFLPNDFIFKGKMKLHSIRGTDGATVIDELERKASDIVSEKRRFSAFFKTDLDQTLRTFGCDTVVVAGIATHICVLTTVLDAVALDFQAILLKDCCAAHKPEYHGWTIQIYEKSPIYPLIKIMASEAFIKEHL
- a CDS encoding pyrimidine/purine nucleoside phosphorylase, yielding MKGVVWSEFKDVRVIKKANIYFDGQVTSRSVIFPDGSRKTLGIMLPGEYEFNTDDKEIVEIISGELDVALSQHEGWKTIKDGEAFEVPAQSKFGLKVKRITDYCCSFVR
- a CDS encoding ATP-binding protein, with the protein product MNPFKYGMVVSGKDFCGRKALLKQINDHIISSQRVVVSGERRVGKTSVVCEAVHRSKNVRMLYVDLLGIKSVDGMCRRILKAIVVLEQKTGWLEKIFKTLAHLRPSISTDPITSLPTVSFDSSIELKADSIPEVFNLIGSLGKKQKIVVVFDEFQDILNLANAHEALALLRGEIQFQGETAFIFVGSIRHKMEEIFTKHDSPFFKSAITLAIDTLSFKEFSEFLKNKFSQGQRKIDDKVLEKAFQIAENIPGDIQQLCGAIWETTAEKEMIGVDKLKSAMQLIFAREQKSYENYISLLTNIQLNVLTAVAKEGGKKVFSAAFMKPSGFTNPSTVRRAVNRLLQLNILFESSGEYRFVNPFFRAWIIYRG